In Leptidea sinapis chromosome 2, ilLepSina1.1, whole genome shotgun sequence, the sequence tccgaacgagtgttgtaatgttatactgaatttcattacaacactcgtttggataatgtaatggctattaggacattgggtgttttaatgttggcaatatgctaactgttttaggatttgaggatttaaagcatgggtgtagataaacaatATTACACAACGAGTATGGATCCCTCCACGTAAAAAGAAGACTGCTGATGTACCTACGCAGTGCGCAATAACTGATTTGTCGAGCAAATTGGCGGTAAAATAAGAAGAGCGGAGGGGGGAAACACCGCAAGCCAGTGGCACCGGGTTAGCGACTCAAACTGGCACACGAGAGATAACAGCACGCATATTTTCATCATTTTGTAAAAGATAAGGTGATATATaaccaaataatataaaaacttatgAATTTCGAATTCGGCATCTTGGCTTTTGGTATTTGTTGAAATGTTGGCAATTGTAACTAACTGTGTCAAAATTCAGCTGCCTTACTATTGCAGTTTATGATATGCGGCCTGCTAATATACAGACCGATGGACGGACAAACAGCGGATAATATTAACAGGATTCTTGTTAATTATCCTTGCTGTTCTATactcaaaaataaatatgttaccTTGAGCCTCTAGCGAGTGGTCGGCAATGCGGTTGAGCAGAGAGAACTGGTTGTGTTTGTTGAGATGCGGCTCCAGGAACGCCACTGGGAATGTTGAACTGAAGGCGCCCAGGCACGAACCCTGTTACACAATTTAATGGGAATGGTTAGATAGTAGTAGATTAACATGGCGATGAAATGATTACAGAGCCGGCGAGAATACCCCAAAGTATAATGCTGCATCGAAATAATACGATCACGCACCAGCAGCATCCACACCAGGTCAAGAGTACTAAAAATAAGAGAGCTTGGATGATAAAGTCTGGACAATTGAAGAAGACGAGAAGAAccgtttgacctgattcctgccatcTTTAGGCATTCCACCACATAGCGAATTTCAATGTATTTTCTTCCGCGCACAACCAAACTATGGTATGTACTTGGTTGCGTGGAGTTGCTTTCTAAGAcgattacaataaaaacatacaatattgtacagtcatttctatcggtataaaataatcacaatctagccccaggctgtccgatcatttaaatttttatatattcatatgTATATGACTTGTATATTTGTGTAGATGTTAATATGatgtaacaatgaaaatttatgtGCTGTAAAgtaagaattttattattatataatgacgtGGACCTAATGTAATTTGCATGTCATTTTTGGctaatgtgttgattcgtatAGTATTTCTTGTTAACTtttatacacacattatgcaaataagaattattattaacctTTCCCGCCGTTAGTAGTATTAGCTCTACGGAAACACGGAACCCTAAACACTCACCAATGCCGGCTTATGCCTTTCAATCTCAGTCTTCAGATACTTCCTGTCATGAGTGAGTTGAGTGTCGGTGCCCAGGGTGTACAAAGATCCCAGCATCTTGTACGACGCCACTTGTATCTCATCCACTGAAACAAGAAAAATCATAATTAATTActtgaaaaaaaagtgtgttacttacttatgtatgcacgcaagaagttatacttcattgGCCTAAGAAGCAATGATTTTATGAAAGAAgcatgattttattataaaagaatattcctcatgctattctacgtttttagaaaattctattttgtaaaaatcttgcaaagatggctttaacaattaattaagtattaaataatgcaTACGGCtttatgggcttgaaccctttgcctctCCGAATAattgacgaagaaaccaaaaaaaaacgaatgacgtatacgtcagaatattttagaaaccaacttcaacctgttacttttgcattacagtgatgcgcgcgcatattaaaatttcactctaatcattttttcataacgcgctaAAGGCTCctagaaggctcctttgcacaggatgccgactagattatgggtaccacaacggcgcctatttctgccccaaagcagtaatgtgtaagcattattgtgtttcggtctgaagggcgccatggttagtgaaattactgggcaaatgagacttaacatcttatgtctcaaggtgacgagcgcaattgtagtgccgctagggtttttttagaatcctgagcggcactttattgtcatgggcaggccgtatcaagtACCATatgtttcaaagtcaaagtttcatggttttctTCGATTATGACGATTTTCCATagaaactgccatcccctatttcgaCCCCCAAAATCTagacaatatatataattttcaagctctagcctatctctgtactaaattaaatcaaaatcggttcattggTTGGGCGCGAATGCGTAGCCAACAAATTTACagtcaaatacataatattagtagggatgatTGGAATGCAGTGCTAATTGGATTCatctaatataaattttttacaaacaataatctatactaatattataaagctgcagtgtttgtttgtttgtttgaacgcgctaatctctggtactactggtccgatttgaatgattctttcagtgttgggtagtccatttatcgaggaaggctataggctatgtttttttttttcaaaattagggatccgtaataaaattgctattttgtaacacaaggtgtaaaatcgaaaacctttTTTTGCGttcgctgcaaaaactattgacaaaagaacaaaatgatgtacaggctataatataggcaatattttattacttataaaactatcgcgtgaattatactttatatggcaaaacaacgtttgccgggtcagctagtaaataataagtccgtgattaaattaataaacttttatgctCCAGTTGTTACCTAATACGTTTTGGATATTACAAGCAATAAAAGCTGTAACGCACGCGTGAAAAGCAATTTCAtttattgatttcaaatttaaatgtgGTTTTATAGCCCCATACTCTACATAATTCTGTTTCTTCAAATATTTACAGTAATTccataatatttcttttattttttattaaaagaagcGGTCTCAGTACAAAGTCaagtaataatatgttcatttacAGGTAGTATGCAAggaaacaattataataaaagcaAGTGACGAGAGTAAACAGGATATTCTAGTCGATGCTTTGAGGAATTTCACTACAGCTAATAAGATACTGAAAGACTTAATACAAAACTATGAACATTTACAAAGAATTTATAAATCGAAGGAAGAAGAAGAGGATAGTAAAAAAGGTGGAAAGTCAGACACAGTTCATAATATGTTCAAGGCAATTTTTTCATCAGGAGAAGGTGAAAAACCTAGatcaaagaaaaaattacaaaaatatgataaaatgcGTGTAACTCAAATGTATCTTTCGGACATAGAAAGCGTAGAGAAGTCAGTAGACGTTGAAAGCAAAAGTGACGATACCAGTGCCACTGAAACATCAGATGTTATAATTGGTGCAATTAATAAAATCCACAAAGAAACTAAAGATTCGATTAAGAAAAGCATAGAGAACACGCCTGCGcagaataaaatgaaaaaattcaAGAAAAAAGGGAAAGAAAGCAGAGATAATACGGTGACCACAGTTAAGACTCGTTTCAGTATTCAAGATGATCGTAATAAACAATATACAACAAAACACCACGTCGGGCCACACTTTAGAAACAACCACAAAAGTATAAAACGTCTTGTTTACGCCGAAATCTTCTCTCCTGACAAGATGTGGCATGAAGTTGTCAATAAACCGGTTAACTTGCAAGTCTTCAATGATGGAGGAATCAATTTAAGGACAATAAAACGCACAAACGTTAGTCGTTAAGATTTTCATAATTGTCAATAGAAAGACGTGAATATGAGCTAAGTTTTAGTAATATAGGTTCTAGACTTGTTTCTTACCATTCGCGCTAATCTATAATCTTAAGAGTTGATGCTTTCAATGATCATTTTCTTAGATATCTATCTACACATTCAGAAAAAAACGTAAGTATTTTAGCCGAATACCATAAAAATTCAACCTGATAGCAAGTGGTTACCAACATCTTTGCAAAAGAGAGCATATGGATGAAATTTCAGGTTGGTTAAGATTTTAAGATGAAAATTCTATTTCACTAATCGTGCATTGGAGAATAAAAACTTTACAAAAGAAAATGTTCACTCTCTGAAAGTAAAATCCTTGGAAATGAAGTAGTCTAAACGATTTGTTATTTtgaagtgatatccctcacttctaggattttgTATAATGAAGTAGTCGCTACCAAGaaatttcatcaaataaatacaacattaaatgacgttttacatttaaaaatacagaGTCCTTAAGATTATAAATATACGAGCATACTAATACAACCATTTATTTGTTCTCTATTTACAAAGATCCGCGCTTCCTTCGCTCTAACTTTGACCGAATGAGCGTTGGATACTATTACAATTCATTCTCATTCAATAAGTCAAAGTGCTCAGCACACCTTAACAAGTgatcactttaaatatattgtatttcatGCGTCCTTTATTCTCAGATCTAAggcattttcgaatgggtggtacgTTCTACTCTGTTTCAATAGTGACACATAAATACATCATTATATTTCATTGAACattctacattattttgtacatgGAGACTTTTCATTACAGACAGATAATTTAGAAAGCGAAGAAGCTGAAGACATGGTCCCTGATGATGAAATACTAATGAAAGAGCAAATCAAAGGTAAAATATTAAGGGACGCGTACGGAGATGCTTGCGTTACAGTCGCTGTTCAAAAGTGTTATAAAGTGAGTATTGTTTAAATGTTTGCTATAAAACCAAAGCTGTCAGGGATAGCAATAGACTTATGTACGGTGCGGGACTTACATCTGCGCCGCCAGAAtgatgtattaaatttaatattatatttataactacaaTGCTAACCATCCTATTAACGTAAGTCTAGTTAAGTTTGTTCAACACTTCAGTGATATCATCCATAAAAGTCGCACAAATATAATCTGtgcaaaaacttaaatatttttagaatactCGTATTATATTCCGGTATTCCGTATGAGCTCT encodes:
- the LOC126976002 gene encoding uncharacterized protein LOC126976002, with the translated sequence MWFYSPILYIILFLQIFTVVCKETIIIKASDESKQDILVDALRNFTTANKILKDLIQNYEHLQRIYKSKEEEEDSKKGGKSDTVHNMFKAIFSSGEGEKPRSKKKLQKYDKMRVTQMYLSDIESVEKSVDVESKSDDTSATETSDVIIGAINKIHKETKDSIKKSIENTPAQNKMKKFKKKGKESRDNTVTTVKTRFSIQDDRNKQYTTKHHVGPHFRNNHKSIKRLVYAEIFSPDKMWHEVVNKPVNLQVFNDGGINLRTIKRTNTDNLESEEAEDMVPDDEILMKEQIKGKILRDAYGDACVTVAVQKCYKALKLVSKSVCRFRKCKSGLKNNFMEFSKTGCIREFNSGNGIANSITIAKNIERAIQRMNDMSKYLKVYLPVLRYSNEVTEISNLQNEANDIRSIHILRDRFEKACKHLSMKKCVNACHYSIDETCKVHECRNNIKKAFIKECKRKCKSAYNVGDNDGSQSGSDSESESDESHSGSDY